Genomic DNA from Arthrobacter sp. B1I2:
TACGGGGCCTAATTCCGCTCCGCCCCTGGAGTTTTTGGGCAGATACCGGCACTTAAAGGCTATTTTGCCCGCGGTATCTGCCCAAAAACTCGGGAGGGGTCAGTCGTCGTAGGTGTTCGCGATGTATACATCGCACGGCGCATTGTGCGCCACGCTGTTGGCGACGCTGCCCAGGAGCCGGCCGATGCCGCGCATCCTGCGGTTACCCACCACGATCAGCCGGGCGTCCAGGCGGATAGCTTCCTTGATGAGGGAATCGGCGGGCTTGCCGCGGGCCGCGAAGTGGGTGACCTCCACTCCCGGCCGGGACTTGCCCAGATCTTCCGCCACCATCTCCGAACTGTCGGCGTTGGAGATCCTCACCTTGTCCGAGCCCACACCGAAGGTTTCGGACGTTTCGCTTTCAAAGGCGGTCACCACATGAAGCGAGGCGCCCAGCGACTCCGCCAGGCCCAGGGCTACTTCCGCAGCCTTCCGTGCCGACGGGCTGGCATCCACACCTACAACCACAACTCCACTCATCTTTCAGCTCCTTCTGCTGGTCCTGGCTTAAACGTTCATCTGCCAGTCTAGGGAGTACCCTCCCGGAGCCCTCTTCTATCACTCAATTTCAGTGGCCCACTCCGGCGAGCCCGGCCGCGCCATGCGCGTACTGGTTGGCCGGCCGTGGCAGGCCGTAGTGCTCCCGCAGCGTCCGGCCGGTGTAGTCGGTGCGGAACAGGCCGCGCTCCTGCAGGATGGGCACCACCTGATCGACAAAGGTTTCCAGCCCGGACGGGAGCACCGGCGGCATGATGTTGAAACCGTCCGCCGCGCCGCCGTCGAACCATTCCTGGATGGCGTCCGCTACCTGGACCGGCGTTCCGGTGAAGGTGCGGTGCCCGCGGCCGCCGCCTAGGCGGCCGATCAGCTGGCGCACGGTGAGCTTCTCCCGGCGGGCCAGCTGCACGATCAGGGTGTAGCGGCTCTTGGCGCCCTCGATCTCGTCCTCGCTGGGCAGGTCCGCCGGCAGCTGGCGGTCCAGTGGCAGGTCCTCCGGGTCCACGCGCAGGGTTTTGGCCAGCTGGATCCGGGCGTACTCGGGCTTGATCAGCCGGTCCAGTTCCCGCTCCAGCTCCAGGGCTTCCTCCACCGTGGCACCGATGACGGGAACGATGCCAGGCAGGATCTTGATGCTCTCAGGGTCCCGGCCCGCAGCCGCGGTCCGTGCCTTGAGGTCACGGTAGAACTCCTGCGCGTCGGCGAGGGTCTGGTGCGCGGTGAACACGGCGTCCGCGTACCGGGCCGCCAGGTCCTTGCCGTCCTCGGACGAACCGGCCTGGACGATCAGCGGGTGCCCCTGCGGCGAACGGGGCACGTTGAGTGGGCCGCGGACCTTGAAGTGCTTGCCTTCGTGGTCAATCACACGGATTTTCCCAGAGTCGCCCCACACACCTTCCGCCTTGTCCGCCAGCACCGCGTCGTCCTGCCAGCTGTCCCACAGCTTCTGCGCCACCTCGATGAACTCGGCGGCACGTTCGTACCGGACGGCGTGGGCGGGCTGGTCGTCCACACCGAAGTTGCGGGCCGCGTCGGGGCCCGCGGTGGTCACCACGTTCCAGCCCGCCCGGCCCCCGCTCGCCCAGTCCACGGAGGCGAAGCGGCGGGCCAGGTTGAACGGTTCGTTGTAGGTGGTGGACGCGGTGGCGATCAGCCCGATCCGTTCCGTGGCGCCGGCGATCGCCGTGAGAAGCACGGTGGGCTCGAGCTTGCCGGCCGGGCGGCGGCCCACCTCGCCGAACAGGACGGGGGAGTCGGCGAAGAAAATGGAGTCCAGCTTGCCGCGCTCGGCGGCGCGGGCCAGCTGCTTGTAATGCTCAACATTGGTGCTGGCCTGCGGATCGCTCTCCGGCAACCGCCACGAGGCTTCGTGGTGGCCGGTGCTCATAAGGAAGGCATTCAGGTGCAGTTGGCGGGGATTTTCAGACGTCATGGCGTGCTCCTTGGAAAGTTGGAAATTAGTGGCCGACGGCGGCCGGTTCGGTATTGGGCACGGGCTCGACGCCCAGCGCGGTGAGCAGGTCGCGGCGGAGGGCTTCATGCCCGGCGGCATCAGCGGAAGAGCGGATGTCCGGCGACACCGGGCGGACGGTGGCGATGCGGCCTTGATCCAGGACCACGATCCGGTCCGACAGCGCGATGGCCTCGTCCACATCGTGCGTGACCAGCAGGACGGCGGGGCGGTGCACGGCCACCAGGTCCTGGAGCAGCCCGTGCATCCTGATCCGGGTCAGCGCGTCCAGGGCACCGAAGGGCTCGTCGGCCAGCAGCAGCTGGGGTTCGCGGACCAGGGAACGGGCCAGCGCCACGCGCTGCTGTTCGCCGCCGGAAAGCTGGTGCGGCCATGCTTTTTCACGTCCGGCCAGGCCCACTTCGGCCAGGGCCTTGCGGGCCCGGGCGCATGCGTCTTGCTCCTGAACGCCCAGGGTGACATTGCCCAGCGCGGTGTCCCAGGGCAGGAGCCGCGAGTCCTGGAAGACCACCGAGACGCGGTCCGGGACGCTGATTACGCCGCTGCCCTGGACGTCGTGGTCCAGCCCGGCCAGGGCGCGCAGCAGGGTGCTTTTGCCGCAGCCGCTGGGGCCCAGCAGCGCAACGAATTCGCCGGGCGCGATGTCCAGGTCCACGCCGTTCAGGACGCCTTTGGGGCCGAAGCCGCGGATGAGGCCGCGAACGGAGACCGCGGAGCCTGCAGGGGCGCCGGCCGGACGGGTGTCGACGGCGGTCAGCCCGCTAGGGTGCGCTGCCATGAGAGGGCCTTTCGTTCGATGAAGCGGACAATGCCGTCGGAGAGGAGGCCCAGGATGCCGTAGACGGCCAGGCCCAGGACGATGATGTTGGTTTGGCCATAGGTGCGGGCGAGCTCCATCATGTAGCCGATGCCGCTGGTGGCGTTGATCTGCTCCACCACCACCAGGGACACCCAGGCGCCGGTGACCGCGAAGCGCAGTCCCAGGAAGAAGCCGGGCAGGGCGCCGGGGAGGACCACCTTGCGGATGAAGCCGGCCCGGGTCAGGCCCACGGTCTGGGCCAGTTCAACGAAGTGCAGGTCGATCCCTCGCAGCCCCGCGTGCGTCTGCAGGTAGACCGGGACAAAGACGCCCAGGGTGATGGTGAGGACCTTCATGGTCTCGTCAATGCCGAACCACAGGATCAGCAGCGGAATCAGGGCCAGGCCCGGGATGGCGCGCTTGATCTGCACAGGCCCGTCAATGAGGGCCTCGCCCGCCCGGCTCAGACCGGACAGGAGCGCCAGCGCCGCGCCCACCAGGATGCCGAAGAACAGCCCAAGGCTTGCGCGCTGGGCGGAAACGGCAAGGTTCTCCTGGAGCCGGCCGTCGGCGATCAGTTCACCGGCGGTGGCCACCACGGTCCAGGGTTCGGACAGGATCCGTGGGTCCAGGAGCCCTGTTGCGGAAGAGACCGTCCACAGCAGCAGCAAAGCCGACGGGCCCACCCAGGCGAGCCGCCGCCGTCGTCCCGGCCCCAGCCTCCTGCCCGTGGGCCGCACGTCCTCCCGGACGGCAAGCGCAGGATCCTGGTGTGGCGCCGCCAGGGGACGGTCCAGTACCGCGCTCATGCTGCGCCCGCCTTTCGGGCGGAAGCGAAAGCGGTGCCTGCGATGGCCTCAAACCGGGTGTCGTACAGGTCCGCTGCCTTCAACTGAGGCTTCTTCTGCTCGCGGGCCAGGAGGTCGATGGTTTCCTGGTGCCGGGCGATCGCCTCGGTCCAGGCAGTGGGCAGGTCGCGCTTGCCCGTGGCATCGATCAGGTACTGGCCATCCTCGCGGGACAGGCCCTGGTCCTTGACGTAGTAGCCCTCCCGCCACTCGGCGGGATGGTCCTCGATCCAGCGCTGGGCCTTGCCCCAGACCTCGACGTACTTGGCAAGGGCGGCGGCTTTCGCGGGATCGGCGAGGACTTTGGCGGGGGAGTAGAGGAGGCTGGGATCGTCCCGGAGCCCGTGGCGGATGGTGGTGGCGCCGTCGGCCTTGTACTTGGCCAGGTACCGCTTGATCTGCACGCCGCCCAGCGGAGCGGCGTCCACCTGCCTGCTGGCCAGCGCCGTGGCGTAGGCGTCCCCGGTGCTGGGCAGCTCCACGAGTTTGACGTCCTCCTGCTTGAGTCCGGCCTTGTCCAGGATCCGCAGGACCAGGGCGCCCTGTGCCTGGCCCGGGCTGTAGGCCACCTTCTTGCCGCGCAGCTCCTCGAGCCGGCTGATGCCCGCCCCAGGGGCGACGCCGAGCTCGTAGATGGGATGGTTCACGGCGTCCTGCCGGTAGCCGGCCGCGACGATGCGGACATCCAGTCCGGTCCAGGTGGCGTGAATGGGCGGAATGTCCGCCACAGAGCCCACGTCCAGGGCGTTGGCGCGGAAAGCCTCGGTGGTCTGCGGGCCGCCGGAAATGTTGGCGAACTCCACCGTGAAGCCGTCCAGGTCCTTGGCCAGGCCGGACAGTTCCAGCGCAACCTTGATGCTGGGATCGCCCACCTTGATGGTGGTTCCGGCAGGAACCGACGCAGCCAGTGGTTCCAGGGCGCCCTGACTGATGCGCCCGCCGCCTGCGGTGGCGCTACCACCGCAGGCAGACAGCAGTCCGACGGCGGGAATCGCCAGGAGTGCGCCCAGGGCACGGCGGCGGGAGAAGGTCGAGCTGCCGGGGCTGGAGTGGGGCGGGGATGCTGGGAAGGACATGGTGTTCCTTTCAGGGAAGATTCCGGGTACGACGGCACCCGGGCGGTGTGCCCGGGCGGGCGTGGGAGGTGGATGGGACCGCCTGCGAGGCGGCGTGCGCGTGCTTCTGGCTGGTGCGCCTTGGCTGGGTGCTTGGGGTGGTGCATACGGCGTGGCCGGTGCCGTGCAATCACCTAAGCACGGTCCGCAGGGCGTTGGCCAGCATCACGAAACGGACGCTAAACGCTAGGAAACGGCGCTACTTATGACGCCATCCGGAGGACAAACGCGGACAAACGGGGCAACCCGGCGACATGATCCGCAATGCGGATTAATGTGACTGGACCGCCTTCGCCATGCGAGCCACTGAACGTTCTAACGCCGCAGCAGCCCTTCAACCTGGTCGCCGATGAATGCGCCGTCCCGGTCCATCCAGTAGCGGCGCCTAACGTTCAGCGCCACACTTGTGTCCATGGTCTGGATGCCGGGCAGCGCGCCGATGTCTTCGGTGATGAAATCCGCCAGGCTCCGGGGATCGCGGAAGACTCCGTGAAAGACCACCGGCGCCTGCCCGGTGACCATCGAGATCATGCGGGCAGACTCGAGGCCGCTGAGCTGATCCAGCACGTCCGCAATTGATTTGGGTTTGACCTGCAGGGAGACCACGGCGGCGAGGGGAAAGCCGACGGCGCAGGGCTCCACCTCAACGCGCGGCGAAATCGACCCTGTACCCAGGAGCATCTGGATGGCCCGGTAGGCGGAGGAACTGCTGACATTCAGGGTGCGCGCCACTTCCGCGGCAGATGCACGTGCGTTGCGTCCCAGCTCACACATCGTGCCGAATTCCAGATCCGATAGTTCGTCCATTGATGCCAGGGCAGGCTGGTTAGCGGGAACCTCGTGGGCTGCCAGCGCGTCCTTCTGCTCATCCGTCAATCGCTGGAACCGCCAGTTCTGGCCTACCCGGCGGGAGTCCAGGACCAGCCGCGTTTCGATCGACCTGATGCCCGGCAATGACGGAATCCGATTGCTGATGAGGTCATTGATATCTGATCCGAGCAGGGGAAACAGGTCTGCATAGACATCTCCGGTGCCGGAAGTGGTCATGACGAACTGGATCTCGGGGAAGGCTTTGAGCTTTTCTGCCACTTCTGCTGCGCGCCCCGGCTCACAGCAGATCCAGAGCTGATGGGGGTTTCCGGAGAGAACCAACGGCCACGCAAATCTGCCGATCACCTTCATGAGCCGCTCATTCTGAAGCCTGTTGAGCCTACGGGTAATGGTGCTGGTGGGTACTCCCAGGATTTCGCCCAGGGCATTCGCCGGGACACGGGGCGCCACCTGGAGGGCAGCAATGATGTCCAGGTCCGTGTCATCCATGAGTGGAATGGTGAGCCTCCGCCGTTGTGTTGGTCCCGTTGTACTACGTCAAGACTACCCGTCAGCGCCGATCTGGAACAAAGAAAAAACCATCTGCTGGGCTTTTTTTGAACGATTTTCCCATCGGCCCTTGTTCTTCCCTTTGATTTCCTCTAGCTTGGTATATGAGAGCTGGATCACTTTCCAAAAATTCCCATGCCAAAGACTGAATCGGCCCCTTTTCGCGGTAGCCGGACCGTCAGCACCTAAGAAATGAAAAGGAGCACACTGTGAACAACGCCCCGTCGTGGCAATGGCCCGAACAGGAGTGGCGAGCGCACGTGAACAAGGTCCGTGCCGGCCAGTCCCTTGTCCACCCGGACCCGGCCCTGCGCTGGAAGGGCGGTGCCGCAGCGGCCGTCCTGTTGTCCTTCGACTCCGACCATGAGACTCCGTCACTGCGTGACGGCGAGACCTCACCGGGGCGGATGGCGCAGGGGGAGTACGGAGCACGGGCGGGAGTACCGCGGATCCTGGAACTCCTCCGCCGCTACGAGGCTCCCGCGTCCTTCTATATCCCCGCAGTATGCGCGCTTCTCCGTCCCGATGAAGTACCCACCTATGTGGAACAGGGGCACGAAGTGGCCGTGCATGGGTGGATCCACGAACGGAACACCCTGCTGAGCCATGAGCAGGAACTGGATTTGCTTGGGCGGGCAACGGACGTGCTGGAGCGCCAGGCCGGAACCCGCCCGGTTGGCATCAGGACCCCATCCTGGGACTTCTCCGCGTCCACCCTCGATGTCATCCGTGAGCTTGGGTTCCTTTACGACTCATCGCTCATGGCGGACGACGAACCCTATGAACTGCTCGCTGACGGTACGCCTACCGGGATTGTGGAGATCCCGGTGGAATGGATCCGGGATGACGCGCCCTACCTGATGATGGACCGCTTCACCGGCCTTCGTCCCTACATGCCGCCCCGCCAGCTCCTCCAGATCTGGAAGGACGAGTTCGACGCAGCCTATGCCGAGGGCGGAGTCTTCCAGCTCACCATGCACCCGCACATCATCGGCCACCGTTCACGGCTGATGGTCCTGGCGGAGCTCATGGACCACATCCGATCCCACAACGACGTGTGGATCACCACCCACGCAGAACTGGCAACCCACGTTGCCTCCCGACTCACAACGAGGACGTCTGTCTCATGACACAACAACTGAACGTGGCCGGAGTCCACGAAACCAAACTTTCCCCTCAGGGACGCAAAGCGATCGTCGCGGGGAGCATCGGCAACGCCGTTGAATGGGTGGACTGGGCCGTCTACACCACCTTTTCGTCGATTTTTGCCCATCATTTCTTTCCCAAGGGCGATCCCATCGCTGCCCTCCTGGCGACGCTCGCCATCTTCGCAGTGGGATTCGTCATGCGGCCCGTTGGTGCGGCGCTCATGGGCGCATATGCAGACCGGCACGGACGGAAGAAAGGCCTGGTCCTGACCATTGGCCTGATGGCCGGAGCCACTGCGTTGATCGGTCTCGCGCCCACGTATGAAGCCGTGGGGCTCCTCTCGCCGGTCGTCCTCGTGGTGGCCCGCATGGTCCAGGGCTTCGCAGCGGGAGGCGAGTTCGGTTCCTCCTCGGCATTCCTGGTCGAATCCGCCGCGCCCCGCCGCCGCGCCTTCGCTGGCTCCTGGCAGCAGGTGTCAGTCGGAGCCGGAGTTCTGCTCGCCTCCGGCATGGGGGCGATCATCACCAGCACGCTGTCCAAGGACGCCTTGGACAACTGGGGATGGCGGCTGGCGTTCATCGTAGCTGCACTTTTGGGCCTGGTGGGCCTGTGGCTGCGCTCCTCTGTCGAGGAAACGGAGTCGTTCGTCAACGCGAAGAACCTCTCAGAAACGGCTGGTGAAAAGCGCCGCAACGCCGTATTCACCATGTTCGTGAAGCATCCTGCGGCCACGCTGCGGGTATTCGGCGTCACGATTGCCGGCACACTGCTCTACTACATGTGGGTCTCCTACATGCCTACCTATGCGGCCGTGGCGACCGGAATCCCCCTGAGCCAGGCCCTGCTCGCGAACTTCATCGCTGTTGGCCTGTTCCTTGTCCTCCTGCCGTTCGCCGGACTCCTCTCGGACAAGATCGGCCGCAAACCTACGATGACCGCTTTCGCAGGTGGCTTCCTGCTCTTTTCCTGGCCTGCCTTCGCCCTGCTCAACGGCAACTTCTGGATGCTGTTGCTCATTGAAGTCATCGGTATCGTCCTGCTCCTGGGCTATTCGGCAAACTGCGCCGTGATCATGGCCGAGCAGTTCCCGGCTGAAGTGCGGGCAACCGGGATCGGGCTGCCCTATGCGCTCGCCGTGGCAATATTTGGCGGAACTGCGCCGTACATCACCACCTGGATGAACACCAGCGGATTCGGCGGGTTCGTATGGCTCTACTGTGCAGTGGCGGCCGCCATCGGTGTGACGGTGTACATGACCATGCCGGAGACCAAAGGCAAGGTCCTCGATTGAGCCCGCATGCAGTCATCACTGGAGCGGGAAGCGGCATTGGCCGGCAGGTCGCAAACAGGTTTGCAGGACTCGGCTACCGGCTCACGCTGGTGGATATCGATGCCGCCTCCTTGGCCTCAACGGCTAAAGCATGCAAGGAAGCCGGCGCTGAGGACGTAAACACCCTGGCAGTGGACCTGGCAACTCCTACGGGCCCCGAGGAGATGCTCGCCGAATCGTGGGCCACCGCTCCCGTGGATGTGCTGGTCAACTCGGCCGGAATCTACCCGGCCACCCCCTTCCTGGCCCTGGACGCTGACACATGG
This window encodes:
- a CDS encoding Lrp/AsnC family transcriptional regulator codes for the protein MDDTDLDIIAALQVAPRVPANALGEILGVPTSTITRRLNRLQNERLMKVIGRFAWPLVLSGNPHQLWICCEPGRAAEVAEKLKAFPEIQFVMTTSGTGDVYADLFPLLGSDINDLISNRIPSLPGIRSIETRLVLDSRRVGQNWRFQRLTDEQKDALAAHEVPANQPALASMDELSDLEFGTMCELGRNARASAAEVARTLNVSSSSAYRAIQMLLGTGSISPRVEVEPCAVGFPLAAVVSLQVKPKSIADVLDQLSGLESARMISMVTGQAPVVFHGVFRDPRSLADFITEDIGALPGIQTMDTSVALNVRRRYWMDRDGAFIGDQVEGLLRR
- a CDS encoding ABC transporter permease, with the translated sequence MSAVLDRPLAAPHQDPALAVREDVRPTGRRLGPGRRRRLAWVGPSALLLLWTVSSATGLLDPRILSEPWTVVATAGELIADGRLQENLAVSAQRASLGLFFGILVGAALALLSGLSRAGEALIDGPVQIKRAIPGLALIPLLILWFGIDETMKVLTITLGVFVPVYLQTHAGLRGIDLHFVELAQTVGLTRAGFIRKVVLPGALPGFFLGLRFAVTGAWVSLVVVEQINATSGIGYMMELARTYGQTNIIVLGLAVYGILGLLSDGIVRFIERKALSWQRTLAG
- a CDS encoding polysaccharide deacetylase family protein codes for the protein MNNAPSWQWPEQEWRAHVNKVRAGQSLVHPDPALRWKGGAAAAVLLSFDSDHETPSLRDGETSPGRMAQGEYGARAGVPRILELLRRYEAPASFYIPAVCALLRPDEVPTYVEQGHEVAVHGWIHERNTLLSHEQELDLLGRATDVLERQAGTRPVGIRTPSWDFSASTLDVIRELGFLYDSSLMADDEPYELLADGTPTGIVEIPVEWIRDDAPYLMMDRFTGLRPYMPPRQLLQIWKDEFDAAYAEGGVFQLTMHPHIIGHRSRLMVLAELMDHIRSHNDVWITTHAELATHVASRLTTRTSVS
- a CDS encoding ABC transporter substrate-binding protein, with the protein product MSFPASPPHSSPGSSTFSRRRALGALLAIPAVGLLSACGGSATAGGGRISQGALEPLAASVPAGTTIKVGDPSIKVALELSGLAKDLDGFTVEFANISGGPQTTEAFRANALDVGSVADIPPIHATWTGLDVRIVAAGYRQDAVNHPIYELGVAPGAGISRLEELRGKKVAYSPGQAQGALVLRILDKAGLKQEDVKLVELPSTGDAYATALASRQVDAAPLGGVQIKRYLAKYKADGATTIRHGLRDDPSLLYSPAKVLADPAKAAALAKYVEVWGKAQRWIEDHPAEWREGYYVKDQGLSREDGQYLIDATGKRDLPTAWTEAIARHQETIDLLAREQKKPQLKAADLYDTRFEAIAGTAFASARKAGAA
- a CDS encoding MFS transporter, which encodes MTQQLNVAGVHETKLSPQGRKAIVAGSIGNAVEWVDWAVYTTFSSIFAHHFFPKGDPIAALLATLAIFAVGFVMRPVGAALMGAYADRHGRKKGLVLTIGLMAGATALIGLAPTYEAVGLLSPVVLVVARMVQGFAAGGEFGSSSAFLVESAAPRRRAFAGSWQQVSVGAGVLLASGMGAIITSTLSKDALDNWGWRLAFIVAALLGLVGLWLRSSVEETESFVNAKNLSETAGEKRRNAVFTMFVKHPAATLRVFGVTIAGTLLYYMWVSYMPTYAAVATGIPLSQALLANFIAVGLFLVLLPFAGLLSDKIGRKPTMTAFAGGFLLFSWPAFALLNGNFWMLLLIEVIGIVLLLGYSANCAVIMAEQFPAEVRATGIGLPYALAVAIFGGTAPYITTWMNTSGFGGFVWLYCAVAAAIGVTVYMTMPETKGKVLD
- a CDS encoding universal stress protein — encoded protein: MSGVVVVGVDASPSARKAAEVALGLAESLGASLHVVTAFESETSETFGVGSDKVRISNADSSEMVAEDLGKSRPGVEVTHFAARGKPADSLIKEAIRLDARLIVVGNRRMRGIGRLLGSVANSVAHNAPCDVYIANTYDD
- a CDS encoding LLM class flavin-dependent oxidoreductase, with the protein product MTSENPRQLHLNAFLMSTGHHEASWRLPESDPQASTNVEHYKQLARAAERGKLDSIFFADSPVLFGEVGRRPAGKLEPTVLLTAIAGATERIGLIATASTTYNEPFNLARRFASVDWASGGRAGWNVVTTAGPDAARNFGVDDQPAHAVRYERAAEFIEVAQKLWDSWQDDAVLADKAEGVWGDSGKIRVIDHEGKHFKVRGPLNVPRSPQGHPLIVQAGSSEDGKDLAARYADAVFTAHQTLADAQEFYRDLKARTAAAGRDPESIKILPGIVPVIGATVEEALELERELDRLIKPEYARIQLAKTLRVDPEDLPLDRQLPADLPSEDEIEGAKSRYTLIVQLARREKLTVRQLIGRLGGGRGHRTFTGTPVQVADAIQEWFDGGAADGFNIMPPVLPSGLETFVDQVVPILQERGLFRTDYTGRTLREHYGLPRPANQYAHGAAGLAGVGH
- a CDS encoding ABC transporter ATP-binding protein → MAAHPSGLTAVDTRPAGAPAGSAVSVRGLIRGFGPKGVLNGVDLDIAPGEFVALLGPSGCGKSTLLRALAGLDHDVQGSGVISVPDRVSVVFQDSRLLPWDTALGNVTLGVQEQDACARARKALAEVGLAGREKAWPHQLSGGEQQRVALARSLVREPQLLLADEPFGALDALTRIRMHGLLQDLVAVHRPAVLLVTHDVDEAIALSDRIVVLDQGRIATVRPVSPDIRSSADAAGHEALRRDLLTALGVEPVPNTEPAAVGH